From Corallococcus caeni:
CACACCTGGGCGGCGTTGTTGAACACGGGGCCGTCGCTGCTGAGGATGACCTCCACCAGCGACTTCGCGGCCTCGGGCTTGCCCGCGGTCAGCTCGTTGAGCTTGTTGACGTAGGCCGCGTGGTGCTTGTCGTGGTGGTACTCCAGCGTCTCCGCGCTCATGTGAGGGGCCAGCGCGTCCTTCTTGTACGGAAGCTCGGGCAGCGTGAAGGGCATCGGGTACGTCCTTTCTGGGTTACGTGAGGTTCGTCTTCGGTTTCACGACTTCGGGGCGGGCCCTGGCTCCGGGTGCGCCGTCAACGCGCGATACGCCCGGTTCCAGTAGAGCAGCGGCTCTGCCTCCGCTCCCCGCTGGATGCGCTCGACGCGGCCCACCAGCAACAGGTGATCGCCGTAACGGTGCACATCCAACAAAGCGCACGCCAGACCCACCAGGCTGTCCTGCACGAAGGCGCTTTCGTCGAACACCAGGCCTTCGGCCTCCCCCTTCGCGCAGCGGACCGACACGTCGCGTTGGGAGGTGG
This genomic window contains:
- a CDS encoding flavin reductase family protein yields the protein MTQSGTEGVSALEFREAMSRWASGVAVVSVRDTDGVAATTVSSFSSLSLTPPLIVLSLQQSSRTLKRVEAARRFSVSVLSTSQRDVSVRCAKGEAEGLVFDESAFVQDSLVGLACALLDVHRYGDHLLLVGRVERIQRGAEAEPLLYWNRAYRALTAHPEPGPAPKS